In Solanum lycopersicum chromosome 5, SLM_r2.1, the following are encoded in one genomic region:
- the LOC101255197 gene encoding F-box protein SKIP23-like produces MVAEKVGVPVPLLIGVPVPLLMLAEKEGDEENREFFDLTNGITYTMNFPELAGKQCLGVGIPGWLFTADGEGNMNLFHLNSRAIIELPHMNTLKGFNFDDERGYCEHYVQKAVLSSDPHNNTDDDDYILMISQGVPHTLAYWKPGKNAFITVETRIATYSDVTWHDGRFYGVDVRGRVVILDFRGGLEPTIGRMFQGVPSEFICGMHLYIVHSQGELFVITRDGIFPHPETNTYGVEEFIVFKVDVDNESYDEVNDLGNTSLFLGFSASLAVDDVQQYGCKANHIYFTDDCYCAYYCIEKGGGKDMGIYNLLDDTIEPHYTDIFNHDVEGGSIYFGISVFSYSELEEATDDFNSSRVLGDGGYGTVYYGEKLLNMAMHQLFLLVANSFSLMNRKT; encoded by the exons ATGGTTGCGGAGAAAGTTGGAGTTCCAGTTCCATTGTTGATTGGAGTTCCAGTTCCATTATTGATGCTCGCAGAGAAGGAAGGGGATGAAGAAAACCGTGAGTTTTTCGACTTAACAAACGGCATTACTTACACCATGAATTTTCCAGAGCTTGCTGGAAAACAATGTTTGGGTGTTGGAATTCCAGGGTGGCTTTTCACAGCAGATGGGGAAGGTAATATGAATTTGTTCCATCTTAATTCTCGTGCTATTATCGAATTACCTCATATGAACACATTGAAAGGTTTCAATTTTGATGATGAACGCGGTTACTGTGAGCATTATGTTCAAAAAGCGGTGCTTTCTTCAGATCCTCATAACAACACTGACGACGACgattatattttaatgattaGTCAAGGAGTTCCTCATACATTAGCCTATTGGAAACCTGGAAAAAATGCTTTTATCACTGTTGAAACTCGCATAGCAACTTATTCTGATGTAACATGGCATGATGGACGGTTTTATGGGGTTGATGTTCGAGGACGCGTTGTTATATTGGACTTTAGAGGAGGATTAGAACCAACTATTGGAAGGATGTTTCAAGGCGTTCCCTCTGAGTTTATCTGTGGAATGCATCTCTACATTGTGCATTCTCAAGGTGAACTATTTGTCATCACTCGAGATGGAATTTTTCCACACCCAGAAACAAACACCTATGGTGTCGAagaatttattgtttttaaggTTGATGTTGATAATGAGAGTTATGATGAGGTTAATGATTTGGGCAACACATCACTTTTCCTCGGATTTAGTGCCTCTCTGGCTGTTGACGATGTTCAACAGTATGGGTGCAAGGctaatcatatatattttactgATGATTGTTATTGCGCCTACTATTGTATTGAAAAAGGAGGCGGCAAGGACATGGGCATATATAACTTGCTTGATGATACAATCGAGCCTCACTATACTG ATATCTTTAACCATGATGTTGAGGGAGGCAGTATATACTTTGGTATCTCAGTTTTCTCTTATTCAGAACTTGAAGAGGCCACCGATGATTTCAATTCCTCTAGAGTACTTGGAGATGGAGGTTATGGAACTGTTTACTATGGTGAGAAACTTCTGAATATGGCTATGCATCAACTGTTTCTTCTTGTGGCTAATTCTTTTTCATTGATGAACAGGAAAACATAA
- the LOC101254899 gene encoding LEAF RUST 10 DISEASE-RESISTANCEUS RECEPTOR-LIKE PROTEIN KINASE-like 1.1, giving the protein MEQFVNKVDILTRLRHNNLVTLYGCTSTRSRELLLVYEYIPNGTLADHLHRNRAKDGSLTWPIRMNIAIETAGALAYLHASDVIHCDVKTNNILLDHNFSVKVADFGISRLFPNDVSHISTTPRGTSGYIDPKYHECYQLTSKSDVYSFGVVLVELISSMPAMDMNRHSQEINLANYAMNKIVKSAVNKLIDPSLGFDSDIKTREMTTSVAELAFLCLQTDWNMRPTTVEVLDTLKEIQTNLNANESKIVVPPPFPESKDIFLLKKVKSLPSSNSVTDKWTTCSDRTCTQ; this is encoded by the coding sequence ATGGAGCAGTTTGTAAACAAAGTTGATATCCTAACTAGACTAAGGCACAACAATCTTGTCACCCTCTATGGATGCACTTCAACGCGAAGCCGTGAACTACTCCTTGTCTATGAATATATTCCTAATGGCACTCTTGCTGATCACCTTCATCGTAACAGAGCGAAGGACGGATCACTTACCTGGCCAATCCGCATGAACATTGCCATAGAAACTGCTGGTGCATTGGCTTACCTGCATGCTTCTGATGTAATACACTGTGATGTCAAGACTAATAACATACTCCTTGACCACAACTTTAGTGTTAAAGTTGCAGATTTTGGGATTTCAAGGCTCTTCCCAAACGATGTCTCTCATATTTCAACCACACCCCGGGGTACCTCTGGCTATATTGATCCAAAGTATCATGAATGTTACCAGCTGACTAGTAAAAGCGATGTCTATAGCTTCGGGGTGGTCCTTGTTGAGCTCATTTCATCAATGCCGGCTATGGATATGAACAGACATAGCCAAGAGATCAATTTGGCTAACTATGCAATGAACAAGATTGTAAAATCTGCTGTTAACAAGCTGATTGATCCATCCCTGGGGTTCGATTCAGATATCAAAACTCGGGAAATGACTACTTCAGTGGCTGAGCTGGCTTTTCTGTGCTTGCAGACAGATTGGAACATGAGGCCTACTACGGTTGAAGTTTTGGATACTCTAAAGGAGATTCAGACTAATCTCAATGCCAATGAATCTAAAATAGTAGTTCCTCCTCCTTTCCCTGaatcaaaagatatttttttgttgaagaaaGTTAAATCACTGCCTTCTTCAAATTCTGTGACTGATAAATGGACTACTTGCTCTGATAGAACGTGTACACAGTAG
- the LOC104647306 gene encoding uncharacterized protein, producing the protein MTCSACKSKGHNIRTCPNKPPATSEGIATSQTSKCSKRSDKQKSHPPQAMQQSQSSEPFQAIVQSGSGNIKGANDAFKRPRVVGYGVFVSKDGFICAEQGRSISRVIKSGAQEKLISSAVVTGDLGYAPSKGLKWKGKSAITGSQLQYKSALLRQKNIKSQTSSQGQHELKVFRDDVADFSCGSNYF; encoded by the exons ATGACTTGCTCTGCTTGTAAGTCAAAAGGTCACAATATAAGAACATGTCCAAACAAACCTCCAGCCACTTCAGAG GGTATTGCTACATCACAAACATCCAAATGTAGTAAAAGAAGTGACAAGCAAAAATCTCATCCACCTCAAGCAATGCAACAATCTCAGTCTTCTGAACcatttcaagcaatagtgcaaAGTGGCAGTGGTAATATAAAAGGAGCAAATGATGCATTTAAGAGGCCAAGAGTAGTGGGTTATGGAGTATTTGTGAGCAAAGATGGTTTTATTTGTGCCGAG CAAGGAAGATCTATTAGCAGGGTAATCAAGAGCGGAGCACAAGAGAAACTGATAAGTTCAGCTGTTGTCACCGGTGACCTTGGTTATGCACCAAGTAAAGGTCTTAAATGGAAGGGGAAAAGTGCTATCACGGGAAGTCAACTTCAATATAAAAGTGCTTTGCTTAGACAGAAGAACATCAAGTCACAAACTTCATCGCAAGGTCAGCATGAACTGAAGGTGTTTAGGGATGATGTGGCTGATTTTTCATGTGGCTCGAACTATTTTTAA